The genomic region TCAGTGCCGCGACGACTACAGCGAGACCGAACCGGGGCTTCGTCGCCATGGATGGCCACCTTGTCGCACCCCCCGCGAGGTGCGATGACCCTATTACGACCTTCGCACGGCCGCAACGCGGCGCGGCCAGGGCATCGCCGGCCCTGACGCGCCCGTCGGGGCCGCGAGCGGTCGCCACCGAAGAGCTGCGCGAAGGCGCTCCGCGCCCCCGCGGCGCTATAGTCCCGCCCCCGTGCTCCTCTCCTCCGCCCGCATCGTCCCCATCCTCGTGGCCTACGCCGCCGCCGCCGCGACCCCCGGCGCGAGCGTGATCGTGGTGGCCCGGAGCAGCCTCGCCGCCGGGCGGGGCGCCGGGGCGCGCACCGCGCTCGGCGTCGCGCTCGGGACGGCGATCTACGCCACCGCCAGCCTGTTCGGGATCTCGGCCCTGGTCGCGGGAGTGCCCGGCGCGCTGCGGGCGCTCACGGTCGGCGGCGCGCTCTACCTCGGCTTCGTCGGCGCGAAGCTCGCGGTGCTGCGCCCCGGGGCCCGCTTCGAGGCCGCCGCCGCGCCGCGCCCCGCCTCCGGCGACTTCGCGCGCGGCCTCCTCACCAACCTCTCGAACCCGCACACGGTGATCTTCTTCCTCGGGATCTTCGGCGCCATGCTCGCGCCGGACGTGCCGGCGGGCGAGCGGGCGCTCGTCCTCGGGGCCGTCATCGCGATGTCGGTCGCGTGGTACACGACCGTGGCGCTCACCCTCTCCACCTCGCGCGCGCAGGCCGTCTACGAACGGGCCGCGCGCCTCGTCGATCTCGCCGCCGGGACGGCGCTGGTCGCGCTCTCGCTGAAGCTCCTCCTCCCGGCGCTGAAGGTG from Anaeromyxobacter paludicola harbors:
- a CDS encoding LysE family translocator — translated: MLLSSARIVPILVAYAAAAATPGASVIVVARSSLAAGRGAGARTALGVALGTAIYATASLFGISALVAGVPGALRALTVGGALYLGFVGAKLAVLRPGARFEAAAAPRPASGDFARGLLTNLSNPHTVIFFLGIFGAMLAPDVPAGERALVLGAVIAMSVAWYTTVALTLSTSRAQAVYERAARLVDLAAGTALVALSLKLLLPALKV